One Brassica oleracea var. oleracea cultivar TO1000 chromosome C7, BOL, whole genome shotgun sequence genomic window carries:
- the LOC106306818 gene encoding 50S ribosomal protein L12-3, chloroplastic-like — MAATTLSIATTIRSSSHLTPASPHVFPSRPNTTAFPFRLGSSSPTLTHRATHLRPISAVEAPEKIEKIGSEISSLTLEEARILVDYLQDKFGVSPLSLAPAAAAVAAPGDGGGAAAAVEEQTEFDVVINEVPSNARIAVIKAVRALTSLALKEAKELIEGLPKRFKEGVTKDEAEEAKKQLEEAGAKVSIA; from the coding sequence ATGGCAGCGACGACTCTTTCCATCGCAACCACAATCCGCTCCTCCTCTCACCTCACTCCCGCTTCTCCCCATGTCTTCCCTTCCCGACCAAACACAACCGCATTTCCCTTTCGCCTCGGTTCATCTTCTCCGACACTAACCCACCGTGCAACCCACCTCCGTCCCATATCCGCCGTCGAGGCCCCGGAGAAAATCGAGAAGATCGGATCCGAAATCTCGTCCCTCACTCTCGAAGAAGCACGCATCCTCGTCGACTACCTCCAGGACAAGTTCGGCGTCTCGCCGCTCTCCTTAGCTCCCGCTGCAGCGGCTGTGGCTGCTCCGGGAGACGGTGGCGGTGCGGCGGCTGCGGTGGAGGAGCAGACGGAGTTCGATGTGGTCATCAACGAAGTCCCGAGCAATGCGCGTATCGCGGTGATCAAAGCGGTTAGGGCTTTGACTAGCTTGGCGTTGAAGGAAGCGAAGGAGCTTATCGAAGGGTTGCCGAAGAGGTTTAAAGAAGGTGTGACGAAGGATGAAGCTGAAGAAGCTAAGAAGCAGCTTGAAGAAGCTGGCGCTAAGGTTTCCATTGCTTAA
- the LOC106303156 gene encoding zinc finger BED domain-containing protein DAYSLEEPER-like — protein MVEAMKEKFNKYWEEFSDILAIVAVLDPRLKFAFLEYCYNILDPDTVKLNMEYIREKMGFYAYFSQKTAGGSGKSPLDIYLDEPVVDMESFRSLDAVSYWKDNASRFKELSSMACDVLSIPLTTVASESSFSIGSRVLNKYTGFYQGFMILDLAVNNDGALGGKRLLVDATNARTVQSLETLIL, from the exons ATGGTGGAGGCTATGAAAGAGAAGTTCAACAAATACTGGGAAGAGTTCAGTGACATATTAGCAATTGTGGCAGTTCTTGATCCTCGACTAAAGTTTGCTTTTCTAGAGTATTGTTACAATATTCTAGATCCAGACACTGTCAAATTGAACATGGAGTATATTCGTGAGAAGATG GGCTTTTATGCTTACTTCTCTCAAAAGACCGCCGGTGGTAGTGGGAAATCACCATTAGACATATACTTGGATGAGCCAGTGGTTGATATGGAAAGCTTTAGAAGTTTGGATGCTGTCTCATACTGGAAAGACAATGCAAGCCGCTTTAAAGAGCTGTCTTCAATGGCTTGCGATGTCCTCAGTATCCCTCTCACGACAGTGGCGTCGGAATCATCATTCAGCATTGGTAGCCGAGTTCTCAACAAGTATACTGGATTCTATCAAGGATTTATGATTCTGGACTTGGCAGTAAACAATGATGGTGCTTTAGGTGGTAAGAGGTTACTTGTGGATGCCACAAATGCGAGAACTGTTCAATCTCTTGAGACTTTGATATTGTGA
- the LOC106301774 gene encoding 50S ribosomal protein L12-1, chloroplastic, whose protein sequence is MAATTLSITSSNRSSSSSPTLASVHHFPSRSTSIEFPLRFGASSPTLTHRATHLRPIAAVEAPEKIEKIGSEISSLTLEEARILVDYLQDKFGVSPLSLAPAAAAVAAPGDGGGAAAAVEEQTEFDVVINEVPSSSRIAVIKAVRALTSLALKEAKELIEGLPKKFKEGATKDEAEEAKKQLEEAGAKVSIA, encoded by the coding sequence ATGGCAGCGACGACCCTCTCCATCACGAGCTCAAACCGCTCCTCTTCTTCTTCTCCCACTCTCGCTTCAGTTCATCACTTCCCTTCTCGATCCACCTCCATCGAATTTCCCTTACGCTTCGGTGCTTCTTCTCCCACGCTCACCCACCGTGCAACCCACCTCCGTCCCATCGCCGCCGTCGAAGCTCCGGAGAAAATCGAGAAGATCGGATCCGAAATCTCATCCCTCACTCTCGAAGAAGCACGCATCCTCGTCGACTACCTCCAGGACAAGTTCGGCGTCTCTCCCCTCTCCTTAGCTCCCGCCGCAGCGGCTGTAGCTGCTCCGGGAGACGGTGGCGGTGCGGCGGCTGCGGTGGAGGAGCAGACAGAGTTCGATGTGGTGATCAACGAAGTACCCAGCAGCTCGCGTATTGCGGTGATTAAAGCGGTGAGGGCGTTGACTAGCTTGGCGTTGAAGGAAGCGAAGGAGCTCATCGAAGGGTTGCCGAAGAAGTTCAAGGAAGGTGCGACTAAGGACGAAGCTGAAGAAGCCAAGAAGCAGCTTGAAGAAGCTGGCGCTAAGGTCTCCATTGCTTAA
- the LOC106304963 gene encoding uncharacterized protein LOC106304963 has translation MGNFLTTDSRVFENREESSGSSEDEPKSNDVNMESVNDSGPVEDYVMSEASSLLNTKQDHSRDGFHVGDFVWVQGVNRHQWWPGKIYDSSDASDLALKQMQKGTLLVAFCWKGTFAWCTPLQLKPFLENFRDFSKTSDSSSFLSAVREAVREIGQHVENLLVCDDAMVCPVAVNGGVKKGVLVPDGRREIVKSLLLEKPGIVLEDVKSLAKEASFSDVLEIEVLKRKISAFYRWSKGRFGLAKYDDENPYIIGLEDKEDEYALKFNNSSCHRSLRKCSGLTSNKKRKHGDEVSKCSNHLEESEKKEESGIDVVVDLSTPLASLCKRVKVDDVSSSGERNTGSGETIVQRGKRERKKSKYLSPEYMTDFSWSRRKSKLESESAERMISFVSLGATTEEILDLIRAASLSTQHSQECKSSYDMIREFASIYRSFTYVTGANYTRNGSDEDKQLQVKVNKRETPENTNEKKGVTDLEWLKKKLEKMIALLDESEGGEVTEELKMKLEEESRNLLDKVRKMTVCSF, from the coding sequence ATGGGAAATTTCCTAACGACCGATTCTAGGGTTTTTGAAAACAGAGAAGAATCTTCAGGTTCCTCTGAGGATGAACCGAAGTCAAACGATGTTAACATGGAGAGTGTTAACGACTCTGGACCAGTTGAAGATTATGTGATGAGTGAAGCTTCTTCGTTACTCAATACGAAGCAAGATCATTCCAGAGATGGGTTCCATGTAGGAGACTTTGTGTGGGTACAAGGAGTCAACCGTCACCAATGGTGGCCTGGGAAGATTTATGATTCTTCAGATGCTTCAGACTTAGCTTTGAAGCAAATGCAGAAAGGTACATTACTTGTGGCGTTTTGTTGGAAAGGGACGTTTGCTTGGTGCACTCCATTGCAGCTCAAACCATTTCTTGAGAATTTCAGAGACTTTTCCAAGACTAGCGATTCCAGCAGCTTTCTCAGTGCTGTGAGAGAAGCTGTGAGGGAGATTGGTCAACATGTTGAGAACCTCTTGGTTTGTGATGATGCTATGGTTTGTCCTGTAGCTGTGAATGGTGGAGTAAAGAAAGGAGTTCTTGTACCTGACGGTAGAAGAGAAATTGTAAAGTCTTTGCTTCTTGAAAAACCTGGGATAGTTCTTGAAGATGTTAAGAGCCTTGCCAAGGAAGCTAGTTTTAGTGATGTGTTAGAGATTGAGGTTTTGAAGAGGAAAATATCCGCGTTTTATCGGTGGTCTAAAGGAAGGTTTGGTTTAGCGAAATACGATGATGAGAATCCATATATCATAGGACTCGAAGACAAAGAGGATGAGTATGCGTTGAAGTTCAACAACTCTTCTTGCCATAGATCATTAAGAAAGTGCTCTGGCCTTACTAGTAATAAAAAGAGGAAACATGGTGATGAAGTTTCTAAGTGCTCAAATCATTTAGAAGAGAGTGAGAAGAAAGAGGAGTCAGGTATTGATGTAGTAGTTGATTTATCAACTCCACTGGCTTCACTCTGCAAGAGGGTAAAGGTTGATGATGTTTCTTCAAGTGGTGAAAGAAACACTGGGAGTGGGGAGACTATAGTGCAAAGAGGTAAGAGAGAGAGGAAGAAAAGCAAGTATCTTTCTCCAGAATACATGACAGATTTTAGTTGGAGCAGGAGAAAGAGCAAACTAGAATCCGAATCAGCAGAGCGAATGATCAGTTTTGTTAGCTTGGGAGCTACAACAGAGGAAATACTGGATCTTATCCGTGCAGCTTCCCTCAGCACACAACATTCACAAGAGTGTAAAAGCTCGTATGACATGATAAGAGAGTTTGCGTCCATTTACCGAAGCTTTACATATGTTACTGGAGCCAATTACACAAGAAACGGTTCTGATGAAGATAAGCAGCTTCAAGTGAAGGTGAACAAGAGAGAAACACCTGAAAACACAAATGAAAAGAAGGGAGTGACGGATTTGGAGTGGTTGAAAAAGAAGCTTGAAAAAATGATAGCATTGTTGGACGAATCAGAGGGAGGAGAGGTTACGGAAGAGTTGAAGATGAAACTTGAAGAGGAATCAAGAAACTTGCTAGACAAGGTAAGGAAGATGACTGTTTGTTCATTTTAA
- the LOC106306390 gene encoding putative phospholipid-transporting ATPase 8, translated as MAGERRHKGMRLSKLYSFKCLKPFSKEDHSQIGSRGYSRVVFCNDPDNPEALQLNYRGNYVSTTKYTAANFIPKSLFEQFRRVANIYFLVVAFVSFSPLAPYTAPSVLAPLLFVIGATMVKEGVEDLRRRRQDVEANNRRVLVLSKNNGEFSKTKWKNLRVGDLVKVHKDEYFPADLLLLSSSYEDGVCYVETMNLDGETNLKLKHALEITSAEESSIESFRGGVIKCEDPNEHLYSFVGTLHYQGQQYPLSPQQMLLRDSKLRNTDYIVGVVVFTGHDTKVMQNATDPPSKRSKIERKMDKIVYILFSILIVIAFTGSAFFGIITRRDITDDGKKLRRWYLRPDKTTVFYDPKRAVLASFFHFLTALMLYGYLIPISLYVSIEVVKVLQSIFINQDQEMYHEETDRPARARTSNLNEELGQVDTILSDKTGTLTCNSMEFVKCSISGTAYGRGMTEVELALRKQKGMTMTTSQDDEIKANPTKSVKGFNFWDERIVDGQWINQPNAELIQKFFRVLAICHTAIPDVDGESGEISYEAESPDEAAFVIASRELGFEFFARSQTHISLHEIDHMTGEKVDRVYELLHVLEFSSSRKRMSVIVRNPENRLLLLSKGADSVMFERLAKHGRQFERETKEHIKRYAEAGLRTLVIAYREVDEEEYRMWEEEFLNAKTLVTEDRDALIDAAADKIERDLILLGSTAVEDKLQKGVPDCIEKLSQAGVKIWVLTGDKTETAINIGYACSLLREGMEKILITLDSPDIETLEKQGDKDAVAKASFQSIKKQLREGMSQTAVATNDEANENPEMFGLVIDGKSLTFALDKKLEKEFLELASRCGSVICCRSSPKQKALVTRLVKSGTGRTTLAIGDGANDVGMLQEADIGVGISGAEGMQAVMASDFAIAQFRYLERLLLVHGHWCYRRIAMMICYFFYKNLAFGFTLFWYEAYASFSGKPAYNDWYMSCYNVFFTSLPVIALGVFDQDVSARLCLKYPLLYQEGVQNILFSWERILGWMLNGIISSMIIFFLAINTLASQAFRKDGQVVDYSVLGVTMYSSVVWTVNCQMAISINYFTWIQHCFIWGSIGVWYLFLVIYGSLPPTFSTTAYQVFVETSAPSPICWLTLVLVTFSALLPYFTYRAFQIKFRPMYHDIIVEQRRTERFESGTRTTSALSGELPVQVEFTLHHLKANLSRRDSWN; from the exons ATGGCTGGAGAGAGAAGACACAAAGGGATGCGTTTAAGCAAACTCTACTCATTCAAGTGTCTCAAGCCTTTCTCCAAAGAAGACCATTCTCAGATTGGCTCAAGAGGCTACTCAAGAGTTGTCTTCTGCAACGATCCCGATAACCCCGAGGCTCTCCAGCTTAACTACAGAGGGAACTACGTGTCCACCACCAAGTACACAGCTGCTAACTTCATCCCAAAGTCTTTGTTCGAACAGTTTAGAAGAGTCGCAAATATATACTTCCTAGTTGTTGCTTTCGTCTCCTTTAGTCCTTTAGCTCCTTACACCGCCCCCAGCGTTCTTGCACCTCTCTTGTTTGTGATCGGTGCTACTATGGTTAAAGAAGGTGTTGAAGATTTGAGGAGAAGAAGACAA GACGTTGAAGCTAACAACAGGAGAGTATTAGTCCTTTCCAAGAACAATGGCGAATTTAGTAAAACCAAGTGGAAGAATCTCCGAGTTGGTGATCTTGTGAAAGTTCACAAAGACGAGTACTTCCCAGCTGATCTTCTGCTCCTCTCATCAAGCTACGAAGACGGAGTTTGCTACGTGGAAACAATGAACCTCGACGGAGAGACCAACTTGAAGCTAAAGCACGCGCTGGAGATAACATCAGCTGAAGAGTCTTCGATCGAAAGCTTCAGAGGAGGAGTGATCAAATGTGAAGACCCCAACGAGCATCTCTACTCTTTCGTGGGAACACTTCACTACCAAGGCCAACAGTACCCTCTCTCTCCTCAGCAGATGCTTTTGAGAGACTCAAAGCTTAGAAACACTGATTACATCGTTGGAGTCGTCGTCTTCACGGGCCACGACACCAAAGTGATGCAGAACGCTACTGATCCTCCTTCTAAGAGGAGCAAGATCGAGAGGAAAATGGATAAGATCGTCTACATCCTCTTCAGTATCTTGATTGTGATAGCTTTCACCGGTTCAGCCTTCTTCGGGATTATAACGAGAAGAGATATAACTGATGATGGGAAGAAGCTGAGGAGATGGTATCTCAGACCGGACAAGACCACTGTCTTCTACGATCCAAAGAGAGCTGTTCTTGCTTCCTTCTTTCATTTCTTGACCGCGTTAATGCTATACGGCTACTTAATACCGATATCTCTATACGTTTCGATCGAAGTTGTGAAGGTCTTGCAAAGCATATTCATAAACCAAGATCAAGAGATGTACCACGAGGAAACAGACAGGCCTGCTCGTGCAAGAACGTCTAACCTCAACGAAGAATTGGGACAAGTCGACACGATCCTCTCTGACAAAACAGGTACCTTAACTTGCAACTCGATGGAGTTTGTGAAATGCTCCATATCCGGAACTGCTTACGGTCGCGGTATGACCGAAGTAGAATTAGCCTTGAGAAAGCAAAAGGGTATGACTATGACCACCTCTCAAGATGATGAGATAAAAGCGAATCCAACAAAGTCTGTTAAAGGGTTTAACTTCTGGGACGAGAGGATAGTCGATGGGCAGTGGATTAACCAGCCGAACGCAGAACTCATTCAGAAGTTTTTTCGAGTGTTGGCTATTTGTCATACTGCTATCCCTGACGTGGATGGTGAGAGTGGTGAGATCAGTTATGAAGCTGAGTCTCCTGATGAAGCGGCGTTTGTGATAGCTTCTAGAGAGCTTGGGTTTGAGTTCTTCGCCAGGTCTCAGACTCATATCTCCTTGCATGAGATTGATCACATGACCGGTGAGAAAGTAGACAGAGTGTATGAGCTGCTTCATGTCCTGGAGTTCAGCAGCTCTCGCAAGAGAATGTCTGTTATTGTGAGGAATCCAGAGAACCGGTTGCTGTTGCTTTCCAAAGGAGCAGACAG TGTGATGTTTGAGAGACTAGCTAAACACGGACGCCAATTTGAGAGGGAGACGAAGGAGCACATCAAGAGGTATGCAGAGGCAGGGTTAAGGACGTTGGTGATTGCATACAGAGAAGTAGATGAAGAGGAGTACAGAATGTGGGAAGAGGAGTTTCTGAATGCGAAGACTTTGGTGACTGAAGATAGAGATGCTTTGATAGATGCAGCTGCTGATAAGATTGAGAGGGATTTGATTCTTCTTGGTTCTACTGCAGTGGAAGACAAACTCCAAAAGGGT GTTCCAGATTGCATTGAAAAGTTGTCTCAGGCTGGGGTTAAGATATGGGTTTTAACCGGTGATAAGACAGAAACTGCAATAAATATAGG ATATGCTTGTAGTCTGTTAAGAGAAGGCATGGAAAAGATTCTGATAACTCTAGATTCACCTGACATTGAAACTCTGGAGAAACAAGGAGACAAAGATGCTGTTGCAAAG GCTTCTTTCCAGAGTATTAAGAAACAGTTACGAGAAGGAATGTCACAAACTGCCGTAGCAACAAACGACGAAGCTAATGAAAATCCGGAGATGTTTGGTTTAGTGATTGATGGAAAGTCATTAACTTTTGCATTGGACAAGAAGCTAGAGAAAGAGTTCTTGGAACTTGCGAGTCGATGTGGTTCTGTTATATGTTGCCGATCTTCACCAAAACAGAAGGCTCTG GTTACAAGATTGGTAAAAAGCGGGACGGGTAGAACAACACTAGCCATTGGAGACGGTGCAAATGATGTTGGAATGCTTCAGGAAGCTGATATTGGAGTCGGTATAAGTGGTGCTGAAGGAATGCAG GCGGTGATGGCTAGTGATTTTGCCATTGCTCAGTTTCGTTATCTGGAAAGGTTGTTGCTTGTTCATGGACATTGGTGTTATAGACGAATAGCTATGATG ATATGTTACTTCTTCTACAAGAACCTCGCGTTCGGATTCACGCTGTTTTGGTATGAAGCTTATGCTTCTTTCTCTGGTAAACCAGCTTATAACGATTGGTACATGTCTTGCTACAACGTCTTCTTCACTTCACTTCCTGTCATCGCCCTTGGAGTCTTTGATCAAGACGTCTCTGCTCGCCTTTGTCTCAAG TATCCGTTACTATACCAAGAAGGAGTACAGAACATATTATTCAGCTGGGAACGGATCCTTGGTTGGATGTTAAACGGAATCATAAGCTCAATGATCATCTTCTTCCTCGCAATCAACACACTCGCCTCTCAAGCTTTCCGGAAAGATGGTCAAGTAGTTGATTACTCGGTTCTTGGAGTCACAATGTACTCTTCCGTGGTCTGGACCGTGAACTGCCAAATGGCGATTTCTATAAACTACTTCACTTGGATCCAACACTGCTTCATTTGGGGAAGCATAGGGGTTTGGTATCTGTTTCTTGTCATCTACGGTTCTCTTCCTCCAACATTCTCCACGACAGCGTATCAGGTCTTCGTTGAGACTTCAGCACCGAGTCCCATCTGTTGGTTAACTCTTGTGCTCGTCACGTTCTCTGCTCTCTTGCCGTATTTCACTTACAGGGCGTTTCAGATCAAGTTCAGACCGATGTACCATGATATTATTGTTGAGCAGAGGAGAACAGAACGGTTTGAGAGTGGGACCAGGACGACGAGTGCTCTTTCTGGTGAGCTTCCTGTGCAAGTTGAGTTTACTTTGCATCACCTTAAGGCAAACTTGTCGAGAAGAGATTCTTGGAATTGA
- the LOC106303606 gene encoding uncharacterized protein LOC106303606, protein MEKLDDYSASTASFSPSFSTYSGDRLAEIAARVGSENYKEKGNDEFEFAILQTPSSSSSGDGGLVFPVFDQTLLSEPEAVATPLKDLFLRERNDQPPPPQTYSSSSDDEEDDLDTIPSEIYCPWTPERSAAEMSPSGGCRKSKSTGSSSTSSWSRRRWRIRDLLKRSRSDGKQSLKFLDSSHSTNSRDEPSSASSPKTTVKKKEKVSAHEKFYLRNKAIKEEDKKRSYLPYKQDLVGLFSNVSRFSKTFPPF, encoded by the coding sequence ATGGAGAAGTTAGATGACTATAGTGCCTCCACGGCGTCGTTTTCACCTAGCTTCAGCACTTACTCCGGCGACAGACTCGCCGAGATCGCCGCACGAGTTGGCAGCGAAAATTATAAAGAGAAAGGAAACGACGAATTCGAGTTCGCGATCCTCCAAACGCCTTCTTCTTCTTCTTCCGGCGACGGCGGATTAGTCTTCCCTGTTTTCGACCAGACTCTCCTCTCCGAACCTGAAGCGGTTGCGACTCCGTTAAAAGATCTGTTCCTCCGCGAGCGCAACGACCAGCCGCCGCCACCGCAGACGTATTCATCGTCTTCAGACGACGAGGAAGACGATCTAGACACGATCCCGAGCGAGATCTACTGTCCATGGACGCCGGAGAGATCAGCGGCGGAGATGTCTCCGAGCGGAGGATGCAGAAAGAGCAAATCGACGGGATCGTCGTCGACGTCGTCGTGGTCGAGGAGACGGTGGAGAATCAGAGATCTGCTAAAGAGAAGTCGCAGCGACGGGAAACAGTCACTCAAGTTCCTCGATTCGAGTCATTCAACTAACAGCAGAGACGAACCATCTTCAGCTTCCTCTCCGAAGACGACGGTTAAGAAGAAGGAGAAGGTCTCAGCACATGAGAAGTTTTACTTGAGGAACAAAGCTATCAAGGAAGAAGACAAGAAAAGATCTTATCTTCCGTACAAGCAAGATCTTGTCGGACTTTTCTCCAACGTTAGCCGATTCAGCAAAACTTTTCCTCCTTTCTAA
- the LOC106303553 gene encoding NADPH:quinone oxidoreductase, whose amino-acid sequence MEAVTAMKPLIKVAAISGSLRKGSFNTGLLRAAMELTKESVPGMQIEHIDISPLPLINTDLESNGTYPPVVEAFRQKILEADSILFASPEYNFSVSAPLKNAIDWASRSPNVWADKPAAIISTGGGFGGGRSQYHLRQIGVFLDLHFINKPEFTLNAFQPPQKFDAEGNLVDEVARERLKQVLVSLQAFTLRLQGK is encoded by the exons ATGGAGGCAGTAACGGCGATGAAGCCACTGATCAAAGTCGCTGCAATCTCCGGTTCTCTCCGGAAAGGATCTTTCAACACCGGTCTCCTCCGCGCCG CGATGGAGTTGACGAAAGAATCGGTTCCGGGGATGCAGATTGAGCATATAGACATCTCTCCGTTGCCGTTGATCAACACCGATCTGGAATCCAACGGGACTTACCCTCCCGTCGTCGAAGCTTTCCGGCAGAAGATCCTTGAAGCCGATAGCATTCTCTTCGCTTCCCCTGAGTACAACTTCTCTGTCTCAG CTCCACTTAAGAACGCGATCGATTGGGCTTCAAGATCACCTAACGTTTGGGCTGACAAACCTGCTGCCATCATAAGCACCGGTGGAGGTTTTGGTGGAGGAAGGTCGCAGTACCATCTTCGACAGATTGGAGTGTTCCTTGATCTTCATTTCATCAACAAACCGGAGTTTACTCTCAATGCGTTTCAGCCGCCTCAGAAATTCGATGCAGAAGGAAACTTGGTCGATGAAGTGGCTAGGGAGAGGTTAAAACAAGTCCTTGTCTCGTTACAGGCGTTTACTCTGCGACTTCAAGGTAAGTAG
- the LOC106302192 gene encoding uncharacterized protein LOC106302192 has protein sequence MDPVEDRINTKRQEEYYNRMGNVADSEYGIPRRCPCGGRIRDEVRVKEEYDTLPGKRFFTCINYEADGFHYRQPWVIGVQEEIESLRRRVEKAEQVIKLVPNLNKHIDTVEAEVNRLSLVVDNLTAEIYSLTVQVANLEKVCFE, from the exons ATGGATCCCGTGGAAGATAGAATAAATACAAAGAGGCAAGAGGAGTACTACAACAGGATGGGAAACGTGGCCGATTCAGAATATGGGATTCCCAGAAGGTGTCCCTGTGGTGGGAGAATCCGAGACGAGGTTCGCGTGAAGGAGGAGTACGACACTCTGCCTGGGAAACGCTTCTTCACATGCATCAACTACGAG GCTGATGGGTTTCATTACCGTCAGCCTTGGGTTATAGGTGTGCAGGAGGAGATCGAAAGTCTGCGTAGGCGGGTGGAGAAGGCTGAGCAGGTGATCAAGTTGGTGCCCAATCTCAATAAACATATCGACACAGTTGAG GCAGAGGTTAACCGCCTCAGTTTGGTGGTTGATAACCTCACTGCTGAGATTTATTCTCTCACTGTGCAGGTCGCAAATCTGGAGAAGGTCTGCTTCGAATAA
- the LOC106303157 gene encoding glutathione S-transferase T3-like: MEPFSLDSPGFMNLLSSQTSQPIDVGSIGVGSSTVPKPLERKKWTTQEDIVLISAWLNTSKDPIVSNQQKLGSFWNRIAEYFNSSPQLSGFAPREWSQCKQRWRRVNEQVCKFVGSYEAELKEQASGQNENDVMKSAHDIFFNDYQLKFTLEHAWRELRFDQKWRSNSVSRDGPKEKRKEAAETEPELEEVRPPGIKASKAAKRKKHGNEAVLDQIESILAMKTIISNRKIFDRLLGKNADTLSDQEMTLKNKLISEML, encoded by the coding sequence ATGGAACCGTTTTCTCTAGATTCTCCCGGGTTTATGAACCTTTTATCTTCCCAAACCAGTCAACCCATAGACGTAGGGTCCATAGGCGTAGGGTCTTCTACTGTTCCAAAACCGTTGGAAAGGAAAAAGTGGACAACACAAGAAGACATTGTTCTGATCAGTGCTTGGTTGAACACCAGCAAGGATCCGATAGTTAGTAACCAGCAGAAGTTAGGGTCATTTTGGAATAGAATAGCAGAGTATTTCAATTCAAGCCCTCAGCTGAGTGGCTTCGCTCCTAGAGAGTGGAGTCAGTGTAAGCAGAGGTGGAGAAGAGTTAATGAGCAGGTCTGTAAGTTTGTGGGAAGTTATGAGGCCGAATTGAAGGAACAAGCTAGTGGTCAAAATGAGAACGATGTCATGAAGTCTGCCCATGACATCTTCTTTAACGACTACCAGCTCAAGTTCACACTCGAGCATGCGTGGAGGGAACTGAGGTTTGATCAAAAATGGAGATCAAACTCTGTTTCCAGAGATGGTCCAAAGGAGAAAAGAAAGGAAGCTGCGGAAACAGAGCCTGAGTTGGAAGAGGTTAGGCCTCCTGGTATTAAGGCTTCCAAAGCTGCGAAACGAAAGAAGCACGGGAATGAAGCAGTTCTTGATCAGATAGAGAGCATACTAGCTATGAAAACTATCATATCAAACCGGAAAATCTTTGATCGTCTCTTAGGCAAAAATGCAGATACACTTTCTGATCAAGAAATGACACTCAAGAATAAACTGATATCTGAAATGCTTTGA
- the LOC106305168 gene encoding putative F-box/kelch-repeat protein At3g27910, whose amino-acid sequence MYFPASANAGNTPPKCNKPTLSSLPLPDDISVICLAYVPRCDHPSLSEVCKTFNQIIAASSELNRVRSLHKSTENVLYLALRFSRDQKPIWYTLNQKPSKEESNSLNHKLVPYPSFPCLPCWGSNVIVIGQEMYVLGGCIDGELTTNAFAIDCITRTCRSLPSMRVARGCAAFGVVDEKIYVLGGCNKKKSSKDWLEVFDLKNQTWESFPGVCNKNLHEITLNSFVMNEKIYIMDRERSFVYDPKKNKWERQSSLNSEWVVGSCVIDYMLYTFGFEKGISVYDPKARTWRILKGVGEDLPDMRGIQGGSRMANHGGKLVILFKRNERGETKIWCTEIALERRGQGEHWGKVLWSNIVASFKNSPTIVQCLDVII is encoded by the exons ATGTATTTCCCAGCTTCCGCAAACGCCGGAAACACACCACCAAAATGCAACAAACCGACTCTTTCGTCCCTTCCACTGCCAGATGATATCTCAGTGATTTGCTTAGCGTACGTTCCAAGATGTGACCACCCTTCACTCTCTGAAGTCTGCAAGACTTTCAACCAAATCATCGCTGCTTCCTCGGAGCTTAACCGCGTACGTTCACTCCATAAAAGCACCGAGAACGTTCTTTACCTTGCCTTGAGATTCAGTCGCGACCAAAAACCTATTTGGTACACTCTCAATCAAAAACCCTCCAAAGAAGAGTCTAACTCTTTGAACCATAAGTTGGTTCCGTATCCTTCTTTCCCTTGTCTGCCTTGTTGGGGGTCTAATGTTATTGTCATCGGTCAAGAGATGTACGTTCTCGGTGGATGCATCGACGGTGAGTTAACCACTAACGCTTTTGCTATTGATTGTATAACTCGCACGTGTCGGTCTCTTCCTAGCATGCGTGTTGCTCGTGGCTGCGCTGCTTTTGGTGTTGTGGATGAGAAGATTTATGTCCTCGGAGGATGTAACAAGAAGAAGTCGTCGAAAGATTGGCTTGAGGTTTTCGACCTCAAGAATCAAACTTGGGAAAGCTTTCCAG GTGTGTGCAACAAAAATTTGCACGAGATAACGCTCAATAGTTTTGTGATGAACGAGAAAATTTACATAATGGATCGTGAAAGAAGTTTTGTGTATGATCCGAAGAAAAATAAATGGGAGAGGCAAAGCTCGTTGAACAGTGAATGGGTAGTTGGTTCGTGCGTTATTGACTACATGTTGTACACTTTCGGATTTGAGAAAGGAATTAGCGTGTACGATCCGAAAGCTAGGACATGGAGAATACTGAAAGGTGTTGGTGAGGATCTACCTGACATGCGTGGTATTCAAGGAGGGTCTAGAATGGCGAACCATGGAGGGAAACTAGTGATTTTGTTTAAGCGTAATGAAAGGGGGGAAACGAAGATCTGGTGTACAGAGATTGCGTTGGAGAGGCGAGGACAAGGAGAGCATTGGGGGAAGGTTTTGTGGTCTAATATTGTAGCTAGTTTTAAAAACTCCCCCACCATTGTTCAGTGTCTAGATGTCATCATATGA